GTTATatgttatatctctcattgttgagttatacTTATTTGAAGTCACTATTACTTATTATGTCTTTCATTGTTGTGCTTATTCTTCCGTTTCATTATGTTGttgtaattcttgtgttgatttacttgacGTACTCTcgttttattattgttgttgttgtactcagtgttgttgagccgtgGTCTATGTGTGATTGTGGTATTGGAATTGTTGTTATAGatatgttgtggcatatgggcacatgtggtgtgaGTTGTTATATTGTGTTGCTATGTTATCTTTTGGCACATGTGGGATTGTTGAAaggattgtcggggtgtttgCACGTGAGTAGTCcgtactattattattattgatatttgcacatgcgacaTGACAAAGCAGGCCATATATGTTGGGTTTGTGCatgtggagagacaaggtgggataATTAATTTATGCGCGTGTGGCGAGATAAGACGCGCATTTACTTTGTTATTGCGCACGCGGCGAGACAAAGGGGTGtatgtcggggatgatttgtgatggcctgggggcattgttattgatgatatttgtgtagtggtgtgattttcttgtgtgtgtcatgcatattacGGGTTTTGTGGTGTTGTTTCCAATGCGCTACTCGATGTATCCGATTTTACCTGTTGACTTGAACTGcgatagtacacttgcacaagcatacaccgtaacaTGTCACATATATCATTCCAAGAGTATGAATCTTGATATTTATTGATCATATACTTGTATTCTGGTATACATGCCTTCTGTGCGTGGATTGGactgttggcacgtgagttgtccgtgcggatatgagGTATTAtaactattggcacgtgagttgtccgtgcaaaattgaggtattaatggtattggcaTGTGAATGGTCGGggtagtacgtgagttgtccgtgcaattgtgatatgtAATGTGGGCACAAAATACCATGTGTTTATGATTCGTTATTTGGGACCcgtgacttgtgattatgaggtgtagTACCCGGAGGTGATTCTTGTGTAAACATTGCGAAAGAAAGCTTGATTATTTGGTTatcatttgttttccttaattGGTTCGACTTGTACGTTAACTATGTTTTGATTACCTTGCAGCATTATCACATGTTTActccttgttgttattggttgTTTCTACTTTCCGTTTGCTAGTGTTATATTGCTATTCTTTCCGTGTTTAGCTTTATTTTGATATTTGTTCCTCTTTTAGTTTAGATTAATACTTGTACAGGTTAtgatgtctagtaggtgtctcgACTGTACCTCGGCACTACTTCACcaagattagtcttgatacttactgtgtaccgttgtggtgtactcatgctacgcttcttcacatctttgtgcagatccaggtacctctgaGCATGCCGGTCATTAGCTAGTTGTTGGAGATATgctacggagacttcaaggtatacttgccactacgctcgcaggcctcggagttaCCTTCTATATGCTTCACATCGTTACTTTTTACTTCTATTCCAAacagtgatgtatttgatattctTAGCTACTCTCAGAAAAACTTAAAGACTCCGTACTACCGAATGATTTTGGGATATTGTAAATCTATTGGATAGTTGTTGGCTATGTATGGCAATTACTAATTCCTATTTAATGGTTAATGATTTAGATCTATTAATAATTTAGCatgttttaggcttacctagtcttagagactatatGCCATCACAATATCcggagatggaaatttggggtcgtgacaagtggtCAGGgatattattgtcatattattatttattttttgtcaACTGGCTaccaattcaataatttttaaaaataagatacAAGTTAAAAGGTGTTACAAATATAAGATACGACTGCAAATAGCCCTTTATTAGGTGGGAGAGCTCATTCGGCCTGTAAACCCATTAGAATTTCTCTCTTCAATCAATGAGGGACAATTGGCACACAACACTAAGATACAAGACATTCACAGAGACAGGATCTTTTAGAAGAAAATGTTCTATGAGCTCAGGAGAATGTAAATAATTGTTTGGATGAACCATAAGATACAAGTAGTTGCACCGGCTCAGATTGTACAAAATGAGGATCCTATTAACTTTCAACTGGATTTTAAAACTACTAGATGCAAGATCATACATGCAATTGTACAACTGCAAGACAGAAGGATTTCTCTATATCACTCCCTTTCTCCAGTAAAGAACTGGTGATGGAAAATTCTATAGGAGAAAAGAAACTTTTGCAAATTGCAACAAGAGCTAAACCTGTTTTTGAGATAGGAGGACAAGCAGCCCTTGAGGGCCTAGTAAAATCTCATTGATGAAACTGACTAGTCCAAACCAAACGACAGGAGTTACGTCGACTCCAGCGAGAGGAGGAATCAATTTTCGTGTTGCGCCAAGAATGGGCTCTGTGGGTGCATAAGCTATGACATACGGGAATTCTCCAACTGGAAGCTTAGGATACCAGGACATGACTATTCTCAAAATGAACAGAAACGAAAATGCTGATAGGAAGGGGCCAAGAAAGCTGATTGTTAATTTTGCTGTGGCAGGGTCTAAATCTAACAGTACCAATCTTTGCATCAGCGGCAATGAAGCATCTGAGGTCTCAATTGCGCTGCTTGTCAGtactttaacaacctcttctgaaTTGAGAGGACTAATCGGGACGTTTCCATTTGACTGCACCAATTCAATAGGTGCAGACATTGAGCCGTCCAGATAAGAACATGCTCTGAATTTTGTGTCTCGACAGCTTTGGATATTTTTTCTTCTCATGGGTATTAGGAAGTTTCCCTGCAACAGATAAAGGTCTGAAGTTCATGAACTGTGGAAAAGTAAATTAATGGCAGTCACAGAAACAAAATAAGATTTAAGCTAATTGGTATATACTGAATAGAGTTAATatcactctttctttttcttttatacgAGAACAATGATGCATACCTACAATTGAAATTACATGTGATCAAGTCTTGCTTACTTCAGACTAAAACCTGTTTGCTAGGTGGGAAGTTCTTCCTAAGTTGTAAGTTATAGACTACTAGGACGTAATCATGAAATATTCAGCCAAAATGACAGTTACTGATGATTTTCTAGAAATAATACTGTTTCGTAGTTCCATGACAGAGCTATCAATTTGGaacaaaaattgaagtttacaaGTCGCAACCAACAGAAAGGACAACAGTTCTGAACGTTAACACGTAGAAATACCTAAACAAGGAGTAAATGTTAGATATATTACAAGAACATCATTATGTTTTAGCATCTGAGCCTAAAATATCTTTCACAGAAAATTCCCTCCCTCTGCTTGTGAGCAGTCATCAGTGCTCAACCGACTGATAGAACAAAAAATCTGAAGCTTATGTATAAAGTCCCTAAAGCAACCATTGCTATTTACTGAGCATCTAGAGTAACCACGAGTCAGATGTTATTGAGACAAGCAGCCAGAGGTGGATCCAGAATTTGAAGTTATGGGTTCCTACTACGATCTCAAGTTAATATATAGTGACAACTGGGTTCACAGTcaaatatttgtagatatttagTAATTTTTTTACTGGGTATGTGTTGCATCTCAGTGATCAACCAAACAAGAGCACTCCAGTTTTCAGACTGCTGCCATACGTAGTTGCTGTATATTCAAAAATATTGAACAGGCAACCATAGACTAGTATTGTAAACCTCTATTACCAACATGGTTTTTTTTTCCTAATAATCCTGGCAATGGTAATGAAAGGCAATTCCCCCCATCATTGGGAAATACTTACATTTGACAGTACAAAGACAAGCTTGAATTCAATCTATACTTTCTAAAGTTTTACCAACTAGGTGACTGTACTGCTATAATGAAACTAAATTGTTTCCTAATATACCTTTTTAGCTATAAATTACGAACTCTCATTATGTGTAACAATGGTTAAGAGAAGAAATGGAATGAAATATGCGGCATTTCCTATGATCAACACATAAAGCATACCTACAATAGGTACTAAAGcaaaataaagaaggaaattCAGAGAGCTGATAGCCTGAATTCAACAAACTAAATAGCCGAGAAAGCCTAAAGACCTCAAATCTATCATAAGATTATAAAACTATGGAGTATCAAATCTTGCAATTATTATATGCAGAAACAAATcacaaatttatttttatatagaaCAAAAAGCATACCAATATTATTCTTTGTTCCATCTTAGAATAAAATCAATATCCTCAGGCTacgttgttaaattttttatatttcgACGGTCTGAAACCAAGTGGATTAATTTTTGTCCCATATTTCTATTCTAATAGAGGGGTAGGTGTTTGTTGTTGATTCTTCCCCCAACTAATGAAGAGATCTTGGCGGAATTGATCATGAGATATTCTCAATTTCTTTCAAAGCCGTGTTGGATGAATTGGCAGTCTTCTTCTCAGTTTATGCTGGCACTGGAAAAGTTTCACTTGAATGGAGCAAAATTTCCTTTGGatagtttcttcttcttttttttctttaaggAAAAGAAGTTTTTATATTACGCCATGTATTTTCAGTATAGAATTTTCCCTCACTAAGCATGAATTATTCTGCTTGCTAAAATTTGTAAATAGATTAACTGCCAAATAACATAGAAAGATAGACTATCACTACCACATTATTTTAAACAAAATAAGCTCATTCACATAATACAGCAATGCCCTTCCTCCCagcaaaacacacacacacacagtgcaAGAGGTAGTGAAGGAACTTACATAGTCACATGGAGTCCCATTAATATGTGGGTGTAACAAAGCAGCTGGGTAtcctaaaagagaaaaaaagagagagcaATCAAGAAGATAATAAAGACTGAAGTTTTATTTACATTTATACAAATGAACTGAAATTAGAGTATAAAGAAACTGGAACTTACCAATGGATTGAGGTGGGCTGGGAATAAGGGAAGATATAGCCATATCTGATGTCTCTCAGACAGAGAAGATGGGAAATGAGCACACGTTATCGTCAACAAAGCAGGGGAAGGTTAGGACTTAAGGACATTAGGTGTCGTTTGTTACGCCGACTAAGTTATCTGGGATTATAATTCCGGAACTAATTTATACCACATAAGAAATgagataaaataattttatatttgatTGGATATGATAGATAAAATGGAATATCCTGaattaagtttgaaataaaatttataactTGTTTGATTGGAGGTATAATTTTTATTATACCGCCAACCAAACAAGATATAAATTTTATTCGTACATCTTATACCACCTTATACCCTTTTATCCTACATCTTAGAGATTGAAAAATGCATAAATGGTCTCCCCCCCTCCCAACTTGGTCCTTAGGGTTTTGATAACTCCAGTTGGATCCTTACCATTTGCATTTCATGTTCATTTTGACCCTGATTTACAATAATACGAatattcttttttgttttgaattttttaatCTATTATATTTcatacaattttataaaatttcatATTGGAGAGAATATCATGTGATAGAATGGTCCATATGCTATTTCTTAACAAGTTTTGTTTCGTAATACTAATCTCCCTCATGATTTATAATGTTACACAGCTTcccttgttttgatttttttgtaaCAAATTATTTTAACATATTATATTTTCATAGAACTTTAGTCCTTACGATTTGATAACATCATTGTATCCGTAACTTTGGCATTTCATGTGAATTTTGCCCTTGATCTTGCCTTCTGGTTCACTTGCATGGTCCACAGACCACTTCTTTTCGGGTTTTGCTTTGTAATACTAATTCCCTTATAATTTACGATATTACGCATActtctcttactttaattttCTATTACAATTCTTTTAACCTATTCCTCCTATCTCAATTTAGATAACTTCCTTCCCATTTTAGTCAATCACAAAAAGAatgatattttttaaatttagtacaataatttaactttaaacttcttaTATTACTCCTACTAAGACGATTTATAACTATACAAATATCTATGGCTTGTTTTGGATTATGagttttaaaagtcttttttctttcttaaatccCGTGCACAGCCAAACATCATCACGTAAATTAGCACGAAATGAGTAATCCTTCCGTTCAAGTTTACTTGTCTATGTGTCACacccaacaataacaataacaaactcaGTGTAATCACATAAATTGGGGGCTGGGAGGAGTAAAATATATGCAAACTTTATCCTTACCTTGTGtaggtagagaggttatttccgatagacccctaGATCAAGGTTAAAGTAAAAAAGAAGCAGATTGAACAAGTAGTAACAGCAACAAGATAAGGTAATAGAATAATCGAAGAGAAAGAACCGAcatatagtaaaaaaaaaaatctacggATAAGAAGGTATGAAGATACGAGACTAATAATAATGTTGTCGGCTTATAAAGGAGACACTCCCGCCCATTCACTAACCTTCGATCCTAattctcaatatcaatacctTTCTATCAAGGATCATGTCCTTAGTAAGCTGAAGTTGCACCATGTCATACCTAATTATCTCTCCCCAATACTTATTAGGCCTACCTCTATCTCTTCTTAGCCCCACCATGGCCAACCTCTTGCACCTCCTCATTGGGTCGTCTATGCTCATTTACATGTACGTACTATCTCAGCCTATcttcccgcatcttatcctccacagGGGCCACTCCCACCTTATTTCAGATAACTTTATTCTTAATCTTATCTTCCCTGGTACCTCTACACATCCATCATAGTATTCTCATTTctgctattttcatcttctggacatgggtGTTCTTGATAGGCCAACAGTCCGCTCCATAAAACATAggcggtctaaccaccgctctataaaacttacccttaagtcttgGTGACACCTTCTTATCTCACATAACCCAAaagcgagcctccatttcatccaccccactccAATATGATACGGGACACCCTCGTCTATCTCTCCATCACTAGAAGTTATAGATCCGAGGTACATAAAGCTCCCTTTCTTATGGATGATTCGTGAATCCAGCCTCAATTCCACGTCCTCTTCATGAGTCATATCGGTGAACTTACATTCTAAGTACTCTGTtttagtcctactcaacttgaaaccttttgaCTCCAGGATCCGTCTTCAAACCTCTGGTCTCACATTAACACAAGCCTACGTCTCGTCAGTCAGTAATATATCTCATCTGCGAATAACATGCACAATGGCACCTTCCCTTGAATGTGTCGCGTCATAACATCCATCTTCAatgcaaataaaaatgggcaaagagCGGATCTCTAATACAAACCCAACACGATTGGAAAATGCTCGGAGTCCCCTCCCACCATTTTAACCCGGGTCTTAGCACCTCATACATATCCTGAGTTATTCTAGTATGTGTTACATGCATATATctaacctccaaacatctccatagaaCCTTTTTGGAGTCTTTGCCGTaagctttctctaggtcaatgaatACCATGTGCAATTCCCTCTTCCtatccctatactgctccatcagtCTCCTATCAAGATGAATGGCTTGAGTAGTCCATCGCCCTAGTATGAACCTGAACTGGTTCTTAAAAATAGACATACTTCTCCTCACCCTTACTTCCACCACCCTCTGCCAGACTTTAATCGTGTGGCTtagcagcttgatacccctatagttgttgcagTTTTAAATATCACCCTTATTCTTGTACActggaaccaccgtactccacctctaTTCTTCGGGAATCTTTGTCGTCTTAAGGAgaacattaaacaacctagtaagccaatccaaacacgctcagttcatgttttttcaaaattCCATCGGGATCTCGTTTGGCCCGGCGGCCGCTCTACCATACTTAATTTACGCATAGACCCTACAACCTCTTCAACCTTGATACACTTACAATACATAAAATCAAGATGGCTCTCGGAGTGGTTCGAGTCCCCTAGCACAATGTTCTTATCCCTCGCTTCGTTCAAGAGTCTATGGAAGTACGTCTGCCATCTTCGTCTAATATGTGCATCATCCACCGATGCTTTCCCATCGTCATatttgatgcacttcacttggtatAGGTCACTGGACTTCCCCTCCCTTATCTTGGCTAGCCTGTATAGCTTCTTGTCCCTGTATTTGGCCCCAAACTCTTCATATAATCGACCAAACGCTACAGTCCTAGCCTCTATAACAGCTAACTTTGCCTCCTTctataatgacccggccggtcattttatgtatttgatcCCCATTTCCCTATTTAATTCTTACCATATGCTTGTTTATTATTTTGTGACTTGCTGGGATGGTTGGTTTAGTTTTTGGAAGTCTTTTAGAGTGAATTAGAATACTTAGTTCTATTGGTGAAAACTTAAGTCGTAAGAGTTGGTCAAGGTTTGACTTTTCCATAAACAATCTTggatttgtatttttataattccaacaggtttgtatggtaattttggacttatgtgTATTTCCGAATTtgtatttggaggttcctagaataTTTTGCTCTAAATATCAAAAGCTGAaagtttgaaggtttagaaagttcataagtttgaccaagggttgactttgatgatatcgggtttagATTATTATCCTGAAACTTAGAATAGGTTTGTCTTGTCATTTGGGACTCGTGTGCAAAGTTTGGATGTAATCCGGATTGGATAGGCTTGAATCAGACTCTTGGTTTGaagtttggaagttcttgaaatgAAGAGAAGTTCAATTTATGGTTTAATCTTCAATTCGTCAATATGATGACTTCATATGTGTTTGGAGGATTTGGATAGGTCTGGGTAGTATTTAAGactttttggtatgattggaGGGGGTCCAGTGTGTCTTGAGTGAGTTCAGGACTACCTGGAGCTTATTTGaggttgcagattttctgctggTGTCTGGTGTGCTTTGCGATTGTGGAGAAGGTCTCGCGATCACGGAGGGTTATTTAGAGGTAGGCTGATTTAGTTCTTCACGTTTGCAGATAGGAGGTCATGTTGGCGATTAGTTGTGCCAGTTGGTCTTCGCGTGCGTGCCTTGTgtgtcgcgttcgtgtagaggtGAGGCAGGCTGAGAGTTGGCTAGAGGTTGGCCTTCGCAATCGCGGGAAGGGGCTCACATTTGCGTAGTCCTGGGGCGCCtctgcatcgcgttcgcaaggtgACTACCATGTTTGCATAGGGTCTTTTTGAGGCAGTGActgtttgtgcttcgcgaacgcgaggcattgaccgcgttcgcaaagcgTATCGCCGGGCAGAACATTAAGTGTTATATTTTGCAATTTTAGCCCATTCTCTCatattttaaaccctacactTGGAGAGGGGAGATTTTCGAAGGAAACTTCCATACAAGTCTTAGGGTAAGTGACTTCTActtatttttggtattatttcaagaatctatATGGATTATTAACacctaaatatataaaaatttgaGGGAAtttctttttttgggggggggggggatcctACAACTTAAAAGAGTGAAAATTGAGATTTAGGAGTCTATTTGGActcgattttgaaatcttatCACATATTTAGACTCGTGGAGTTATGGGTAGCcgggatctaccccttgactcggGTTTTAATCACCATGTAgatccgggttgacttttgttgacttttggggatttgattaaagattgaagcgTTATtctttggaattgattcctatggctttgtttgacgttattaagttatatttgactagatttgacTCGTTTGGAGGTTGATTTGAAAGTGAAGGCTATTTTTGAAGGTTGAAGACTACCGagtggaggtaagtctcttgtctatccttgtaATAAAAAATTCTCCCCATAGGTgatctatttgctacttgttgctCAATTTAGAAGTCATGTATATGTGAAGTAACGAGTGTATATGCGTAGCTAGGTTGGCCATATTCGGTAAATGTTGGCTTAAGATTATGCCTCATTTTGACTATGTGAAATTCTCATTTATGTTTTATTGATTCTATGACTAAATG
The nucleotide sequence above comes from Nicotiana tabacum cultivar K326 chromosome 12, ASM71507v2, whole genome shotgun sequence. Encoded proteins:
- the LOC107777276 gene encoding protein COFACTOR ASSEMBLY OF COMPLEX C SUBUNIT B CCB3, chloroplastic → MAISSLIPSPPQSIGYPAALLHPHINGTPCDYGNFLIPMRRKNIQSCRDTKFRACSYLDGSMSAPIELVQSNGNVPISPLNSEEVVKVLTSSAIETSDASLPLMQRLVLLDLDPATAKLTISFLGPFLSAFSFLFILRIVMSWYPKLPVGEFPYVIAYAPTEPILGATRKLIPPLAGVDVTPVVWFGLVSFINEILLGPQGLLVLLSQKQV